From a region of the Leptospira kmetyi serovar Malaysia str. Bejo-Iso9 genome:
- a CDS encoding phage neck terminator protein translates to MNFEDIESAMNKMITEIFKPDPPIPFVLADQTSLPTTFPYGTYKIVQLNQDSSANASRKIQAIDSATFKETSRINQAVSLNVIFLHDSSIATCWELSEKSMDWFDSKEGMIECEKFGITPVLVSPNIQDKTVLTESATYLYKASFDIVFKLRKYNEKQGESTASAPTVEYQEEA, encoded by the coding sequence ATGAATTTCGAAGATATAGAATCGGCGATGAACAAAATGATTACGGAGATCTTTAAGCCGGATCCCCCGATTCCTTTCGTTCTCGCGGATCAAACGAGTTTGCCCACTACGTTTCCGTACGGAACTTATAAAATCGTTCAGTTGAATCAGGATTCTTCCGCAAACGCATCGCGTAAAATTCAGGCGATCGATTCCGCGACTTTTAAGGAAACGTCCAGGATCAATCAAGCGGTTTCGCTTAACGTAATATTCTTACACGACAGTTCGATCGCGACTTGTTGGGAGCTCTCCGAAAAGTCGATGGATTGGTTCGATTCCAAAGAAGGAATGATCGAATGCGAGAAGTTCGGAATCACTCCGGTTCTCGTTTCTCCGAACATTCAGGACAAAACCGTTTTAACCGAAAGCGCGACGTATCTTTACAAGGCGAGTTTCGACATCGTATTCAAATTAAGAAAGTATAATGAAAAACAAGGCGAATCGACCGCGAGCGCACCAACGGTTGAATATCAGGAGGAAGCATGA
- a CDS encoding helix-turn-helix domain-containing protein yields the protein MIEIKKNTDQTRPQSEGSSKKVVGFSQEGSLLKNSASKNSVRNLPASTSNYDPAIPKDSRDTMTPKEVAALLKRSVRRVGDYRREGLLGKFWKLRDGSVLYSRIGVEEFFRSHFVESDDSCE from the coding sequence ATGATTGAAATCAAAAAGAATACGGACCAAACCCGCCCTCAAAGCGAAGGTTCGTCGAAGAAGGTTGTCGGATTTTCCCAGGAAGGTTCTTTGTTGAAAAATTCCGCTTCTAAGAATTCGGTTCGGAATTTGCCCGCGTCGACGTCGAACTACGATCCCGCGATTCCAAAGGATTCAAGAGATACGATGACTCCGAAAGAAGTCGCGGCCTTGTTGAAACGCTCGGTTCGCAGAGTGGGAGATTATCGTAGAGAAGGATTGCTCGGAAAATTTTGGAAGCTCCGAGACGGAAGCGTTTTGTATTCCCGAATCGGCGTCGAAGAATTTTTTAGATCTCATTTTGTGGAATCGGACGATTCGTGCGAGTGA